The region ATTGTCGGAATTCTGCTTCACGGTCGAGGTCAGCTCTTCCAGCGACGAGGCGGTCTCTTCCAGGCTCGACGCCTGCTGTTCGGTACGGCTCGACAGGTCCAGATTGCCCGAGGCAATTTCATTGCTGGCGGTGGCGATCGCGCCGCTGCCGTCGCGCACGCCGCGCACGGTGGTCGACAGGCGTTCCTGCATCTGTTTCAGGCCACCCAGCAAGGCGCCCATTTCATCCTGGCGCTCGATGACGATATCGTTGGCCAGGTTGCCCTCGGAAATCGCGTCGAAGTGGCGCAGCGCCTGGTCCAGCGGACGGAAGATGGCGCGCAGCAGCAGGATGCTGGACACGACGATCAGCAGCAGGCCGATCACCAGGCCGGCGATGGCCATCGCCACCTGGGTGTCGTACTTGGCCTGGCTGCCGGCATACATGCTGGCGGCCGTGGTGATCTGGAACTGGGTCAGCTTTTCAGCGGCCACGTCCATCGAACGGTAGAGCGGCGTCATGCCCTTCATCATCAGGCTGTCGGCCTGCTCCGCCTTGCCTTCGCGCAGGGCCTTGCCCAGGGCCAGCAGGCCGTTGTTGATGTAATCGCTGCGCTTCTTGTCCATGTCGTCGGACAACACCTTTTCTTCCGGGCTCTGCGGCAGCGCCAGGTAGACTTTCCAGGACTTGTTCGACGAGTCGATGAATTGCTCGCCGCGCGTGACGATATCCTTGGCATCGGCCGCTTCCGGGTGCACCACGGCGCGGTCGATCGTGAAGCGCGCGCGGCCCAGCAGGATCTGCGATTCGCCGATGGCTTGCGTGGACGCCAGCTGGTTGCTGTAGACCTCGTTCAAGGTATTGTTGGCCGATTTCAGGCCGACGATGCTCATGCCGCCCAGGATGGCGATCAGCACGCCGAGCACGGTCATGGTGGCGATCAAGCGCAGCTTGATGGTGAGTTTGGAGAACATAAATTTTCCTTGATAGATACGCGGCATGAGGGCGCTGATCCTGGCGGAACGGCCGGCTTCATGACGTAACGGTTGTATGAGTATGCAAGTGACGGAGTGTTGTGCGGCGGCAGGGGAAAGGCGGCCCACTCGTATCAGAAGAGAAGCGCGAAAAACAGAGGGGTTCTTCGCGCGTTTAATTTCTTGATTGCAAGACTACAGGGAAAATTTATGAGTAGCAATATATTGGGCAAAAAATCACGCTTTGTCACCAACACCTGATGTTTTTTTGTGCAGTTGCCGCACTTTTCATGCCTGTGATGCAATGGTATTGCGTGCAAACACCGGTCGCTGCACCGTCTGCGCCAGCAGCACGCCCAGCAGGGAAATACCGCCGCCGATCAGGTGAAATGCATGCAGGGTGTCGTGCAGCCAG is a window of Janthinobacterium sp. J1-1 DNA encoding:
- a CDS encoding methyl-accepting chemotaxis protein yields the protein MFSKLTIKLRLIATMTVLGVLIAILGGMSIVGLKSANNTLNEVYSNQLASTQAIGESQILLGRARFTIDRAVVHPEAADAKDIVTRGEQFIDSSNKSWKVYLALPQSPEEKVLSDDMDKKRSDYINNGLLALGKALREGKAEQADSLMMKGMTPLYRSMDVAAEKLTQFQITTAASMYAGSQAKYDTQVAMAIAGLVIGLLLIVVSSILLLRAIFRPLDQALRHFDAISEGNLANDIVIERQDEMGALLGGLKQMQERLSTTVRGVRDGSGAIATASNEIASGNLDLSSRTEQQASSLEETASSLEELTSTVKQNSDNARQANQLAVSASDVAVKGGALVAQVVATMGTISDSSKQIADIIGVIDGIAFQTNILALNAAVEAARAGEQGRGFAVVATEVRNLAHRSASAAKDIKQLIEASVQNVGTGSDLVTQTGTTMDEIVSSIRRVTDIMGEISAAGREQELGINQINQAVAEMDTVTQQNAALVEEAAAASESMQEQAAALAEMVSRFKLDANHSAPVAPPALRKPAVAAARPAAAKRPALKLAKPAMASAAAKPRMAKPAADSSGEWEEF